The stretch of DNA GCATTATCTCCGGCACCGCAAAATAAATCAAGTCGATAGCCTTTAATCGCACCGCCAGCATCTTGGGGCAAAGTGATATTATAAAAAGGTTTAGTCGGGTTACCGTCCGCATCAGGCAAAGCCACAATGCTAAAAAACACTGAACCATACGGATACTTATCTTTACTGCTCGCTAGGCTCATCATTGGAGTTAAAGGCCTGCCAATCGCCCCAACAGGGCCGGAACTTGCCTCTCTAAAAAACACATAACTTGGGTTAGTATCTAACAATTCAGCGACTTCATCAGGGTGTTTGGCGAGATAAGCCTTAATAGTCTTCATATTAACCTGATCAGGCGGAATCAAACCACGCTCTTTCATAATACGCCCCAGCGAAACATACTTACGGTTGTTTTTACCCGCATAAAGAGCATGCACATAAGAACCATCAGGGAAAAGCAAACGCCCCGAACCTTGTACCTGTAAAAAGAAAGCGTCAACTTCACTATCCACATACGCTATTTCAAGCCCACGATTTTTTAAAACGCCCTTGCGGTCAATAGCGTTTCTATCGTGATAGCCTTGTCCTTTTCTGACATCAGACGGCATTTTATAGATAGGATAATAATATTTTTTTGTTTTTGTACGGCTCGCATTTAAAGTCGGCTCATAATAACCCGTAAAAGACGCATCAGGACCTAAACGCCACCAAGTAAATTTTTTCGCCAATAATTCAGGCGATTTTTGAATGGCAGACATATTATCTCGTAAAACCTGATTAGTACGCTTTAAATCAGACCATTTCACCCTTAAATTACCACGCATAAACGCCATTTCGTCGCTAGGACGTTTAGCCGCATAAGCCGCACTCTGGGACAAAGCAAAATCTAGTTTTTTTAGATATTCGCCGCCCGAATAAGCCATATACTTTTTAATTAAAGCCTTTGCCTCAGTTTCAGATAATGCCACAGCACTTTCAGTAGTAACAGGCGTAAACAAATTAATGCTCGC from Desulfovibrio litoralis DSM 11393 encodes:
- a CDS encoding MltA domain-containing protein, with the translated sequence MLNLSLKPQGLKKSLRLMAVIVSILMLSACGSKNMSGDANYKKKQASINLFTPVTTESAVALSETEAKALIKKYMAYSGGEYLKKLDFALSQSAAYAAKRPSDEMAFMRGNLRVKWSDLKRTNQVLRDNMSAIQKSPELLAKKFTWWRLGPDASFTGYYEPTLNASRTKTKKYYYPIYKMPSDVRKGQGYHDRNAIDRKGVLKNRGLEIAYVDSEVDAFFLQVQGSGRLLFPDGSYVHALYAGKNNRKYVSLGRIMKERGLIPPDQVNMKTIKAYLAKHPDEVAELLDTNPSYVFFREASSGPVGAIGRPLTPMMSLASSKDKYPYGSVFFSIVALPDADGNPTKPFYNITLPQDAGGAIKGYRLDLFCGAGDNAAHNAGHIDWTGATYLLLAK